A single region of the Larus michahellis chromosome W, bLarMic1.1, whole genome shotgun sequence genome encodes:
- the LOC141735631 gene encoding LOW QUALITY PROTEIN: adenosine 5'-monophosphoramidase HINT1-like (The sequence of the model RefSeq protein was modified relative to this genomic sequence to represent the inferred CDS: deleted 1 base in 1 codon), with translation VVVADELIGARAARPGAAATRSVFGKIIGKALPANVAYEDEERLAFRDLSPQAPTLFLAMPKEAIMKLCEAEDPGECLLGHLMIVGKQRAAHLGLTDGFRMVADEGPKGGQPVCHVHLRILGGRQLGWPPG, from the exons gttgtcgtggccgacgagcttattggggcgcgggccgcccggcctggtgccgccgccacccgcagtgttttcgggaagatcatcggcaaggcgctt cccgccaacgtcgcctacgaggacgaggag cgccttgcgttccgtgatctttcaccccaagctccgacgcttttcctagccatgcctaaggaggcaattatgaagttatgcgaagcagaagatcctggtgaatgt cttcttgggcatttaatgattgttggcaagcagcgtgctgctcacctgggcctgaccgatggattccggatggttgcggatgaagggcccaagggtgggcagcctgtctgtcacgtacatctacgtattctgggtggccgtcagttgggctggccgcctggctga
- the LOC141735630 gene encoding LOW QUALITY PROTEIN: adenosine 5'-monophosphoramidase HINT1-like (The sequence of the model RefSeq protein was modified relative to this genomic sequence to represent the inferred CDS: deleted 1 base in 1 codon) — protein MIPLVARSNRVDEGVVVADELIGARAARPGAAATRSVFGKIIGKALPANVAYEDEERLAFRDLSPQAPMLFLAMPKEAIMRLCEAEDPGECLLGHLMIVGKQHAAHLGLTDGFRMVADEGPEGGQPVCHVHLRILGGRQLGWPPG, from the exons atgatacccctcgtggctcgaagCAACCGAGTCGACGA gggcgttgtcgtggccgacgagcttattggggcgcgggccgcccggcctggtgccgccgccacccgcagtgttttcgggaagatcatcggcaaggcgctt cccgccaacgtcgcctacgaggacgaggag cgccttgcgttccgtgatctttcaccccaagctccgatgcttttcctagccatgcctaaggaggcaattatgaggttatgcgaagcagaagatcctggtgaatgt cttcttgggcatttaatgattgttggcaagcagcatgctgctcacctgggcctgaccgatggattccggatggttgcggatgaagggcccgagggtgggcagcctgtctgtcacgtacatctacgtattctgggtggccgtcagttgggctggccgcctggctga